The segment AGAATTACGAAGTTTATCTGTTCTATGAGCCGGATATTGAAAAGCTTAAAAACATCGCCTTGACGCTGGATCGCGCCGAGTCGATCGGAAAACCGGGTAAAAAGAAACGACTGGTTTTTGCACCAACCAAATATTTAGACCAGGCTCGCCTGGACGAACTGCGGATTGATTTTGCCCAGCTTCCTTTTGAAATCTATGAGCTTGCGCGGTGAAGTATGGAACTTAAAGAATACCAGTTACGCGCCCTGTCGGAGGTAAAAACTTATTTCGAGCTTTTAGCCGACTGGCGGAAAAAGGCCGAGCAGATTCCTGAAGCTGAGATAGATTTTCCGGCCAAGGCCTGGGAAAAGGCCGGGATCGGACGTAGCTACAGGCCCCGCAAAAACGGCATTAGCCAACCCCTCCCCAATTTTTGCTTAAAGATTCCCACTGGCGGCGGCAAGACCCTGCTGGCGGTCAAGATGATCGACCTTGCCAACAGGATCTATCGCAAGAAAAAGACCGGCCTTGTCCTGTGGATCGTACCGACCACCCAGATCTATCGCCAAACCATCCGGAGCCTTAAAGACCGGGATCATCCCTACCGGCAGCATCTGGATTTGGCCAGCGGGGGGCGCACGGTCATCCTTGAAAAAACTGACCGGTTTTCGCCGCTGGACGTTGAAGAAAACCTTGTGGTTTTGATGCTCATGCTGCCTTCCGCCAATCGCCAGACCAAAGAGACGTTAAAGGTTTTTAAGGACAGCGGAGGGTTTCAGAATTTTTTCCCGGCCGAGGATGATCGGCAGGGCCAGGAGAAAATTCTGAAAGATATTCCCAATCTGGATACCTATGAGAAAGAATCCGGGTTCTGGGGAAAACAGGCCAAAACTTCGCTGGGGAACACGCTGCGGACCTTATCACCGCTGATCATCCTG is part of the Candidatus Desulfatibia profunda genome and harbors:
- a CDS encoding DEAD/DEAH box helicase family protein gives rise to the protein MELKEYQLRALSEVKTYFELLADWRKKAEQIPEAEIDFPAKAWEKAGIGRSYRPRKNGISQPLPNFCLKIPTGGGKTLLAVKMIDLANRIYRKKKTGLVLWIVPTTQIYRQTIRSLKDRDHPYRQHLDLASGGRTVILEKTDRFSPLDVEENLVVLMLMLPSANRQTKETLKVFKDSGGFQNFFPAEDDRQGQEKILKDIPNLDTYEKESGFWGKQAKTSLGNTLRTLSPLIILDEGHKAYSEGAQNTLRGFNPCMIAELSATPSQKSNVLVDISGRPWPRADTGPSPARL